One Oenanthe melanoleuca isolate GR-GAL-2019-014 chromosome 3, OMel1.0, whole genome shotgun sequence DNA segment encodes these proteins:
- the OPN3 gene encoding opsin-3 → MPAENSTNTSSRPEPAAPEQEVPGERPLFSAGTYELLALLVATIGMLGLCNNLLVLVLYYKFKRLRTPTNLFLVNISLSDLLVSVFGVSLTFMSCLRSRWVWDAAGCVWDGFSSSLFGIVSIMTLTALAYERYIRVVHAKVIDFSWSWRAITYIWLYSLAWTGAPLLGWNRYTLEIHGLGCSVDWKSKDPNDTSFVLLFFLGCLVAPVGIMAYCYGHILHAVRMLRCVEDFQTVQVVKLLRYEKKVAKMCFLMISTFLICWMPYAVVSLLITYGYSNLVTPTVAIIPSFFAKSSTAYNPVIYIFMSRKFRRCLLQLLCFRLMRFQRTMKETPATGSDKPIRPIVMSQKAGDRPKKKVTFSSSSVIFIITSDDTEQIDDSSKHNETKVNVIQVKPLQG, encoded by the exons ATGCCCGCGGAGAACAGCACGAACACCTCCAGCCGCCCGGAGCCCGCGGCGCCCGAGCAGGAGGTGCCGGGCGAGCGGCCCCTCTTCAGCGCCGGCACCTACGagctgctggcgctgctggtCGCCACCATCGGCATGCTGGGCTTGTGCAACAActtgctggtgctggtgctctACTACAAGTTCAAGCGGCTCCGCACGCCCACCAACCTCTTCCTCGTCAATATCAGCCTCAGCGACCTGCTGGTGTCCGTCTTCGGCGTGAGCCTTACCTTCATGTCCTGCCTGAGGAGCCGCTGGGTGTGGGACGCCGCCGGCTGCGTCTGGGACggcttcagcagcagcctcttCG GAATTGTTTCAATTATGACTCTCACTGCTCTTGCCTACGAGCGCTACATTCGGGTGGTCCATGCCAAAGTGATTGACTTCTCTTGGTCTTGGCGGGCTATCACTTACATCTGGCTGTACTCACTAGCCTggactggagcacctctttTGGGCTGGAACAGATACACACTGGAAATTCATGGGTTAGGTTGCTCAGTGGACTGGAAGTCAAAAGACCCCAACGATACCTCCTTCgtgctcctttttttccttggctgtCTAGTAGCACCTGTTGGGATCATGGCCTATTGCTATGGCCATATTCTGCATGCAGTAAGAATG CTTCGCTGTGTAGAAGATTTCCAGACAGTTCAAGTGGTCAAACTTCTAAGATATGAAAAGAAGGTGGCTAAAATGTGTTTCTTGATGATCTCCACATTCCTTATTTGTTGGATGCCCTATGCAGTGGTCTCCCTCTTAATAACATATGGCTATAGCAACCTCGTAACTCCAACAGTAGCTATAATCCCATCTTTCTTTGCCAAGTCAAGCACTGCTTATAATCCAGTTATCTATATCTTCATGAGTAGAAAG TTTCGACGCTGCCTTTTGCAACTTCTGTGCTTTCGCCTGATGAGATTCCAGAGGACAATGAAAGAGACACCAGCAACAGGGAGTGACAAACCAATACGACCAATAGTTATGTCTCAGAAAGCAGGAGACAGGCCAAAGAAGAAAGTGACTTTCAGCTCTTCCTCTGTCATTTTTATTATCACCAGTGATGACACTGAGCAAATTGATGACAGCAGTAAACACAATGAAACAAAAGTAAATGTCATCCAAGTAAAGCCATTGCAGGGATGA